In Festucalex cinctus isolate MCC-2025b chromosome 1, RoL_Fcin_1.0, whole genome shotgun sequence, the sequence AGAATATCTGAGATTCTGCATGTTTGCAAATCATGGGTCTTGGAGAGACCATGGATACATTTTGTCcatgggaaaaaaagtgaatatcaAATAGTTAAGCGTGCCTATGAGCGAAGATGGTAAAGAATGCATGAAATTCTGGACAACCCTTGACCAAGACTTGACACGAAAGCTGCAAATGCATCAACAGCAATCACATGGATATGATTTCATAAACACAAGGGTGAACTTGATTAGATGCTCCTCGAATGGCATATTgttggtttttaaatattttaaacttACGTTTGATGGTGTATCTTTCTCGTTTATTGGCTGTCCATCAAATCTGAACCGGATTTGGCTTAAGGACAGTCCCTGGAAGAACATACACATTGTCAGCATACATCTTCAATGTAGATAGTGATATATTAaagctagggatgcacgataatatcggtggtcgataattttcggcaattatcgaccaatttgacgtcatacagataaactagaTCATAACGAAATACGCcagtaattaggggtgttaaaaaaaaaatcgattcggcaatatatcgcgatactacagcacgcaattctcgaatcgattcaataggcagccgaatcgattttttaacatccatttttgatggaaaaatattcaacaaaacgtctaactttcgcACTTTAAtcttggaagaatgttatattaatggaagcctgaatattttatttcaattactgtttgttaaatacagtggctcacagttataagactgaagtttcagatcaataaataatacaatttcatacaaatcttacaggatACATGACCAAGTTTACTGAAaggtattttctaaaaaaataaaaaaaaataaaataaaaaaattgtaaattcatatcgggattaatcagtattgaatcgaatcgtgacctatgaatcgtgatacggatcgaatcgtcaggtacgaggcaatatCACATCCCTACCAGTAATACTAGACATGCcatgttggtccatctgttgtggttgttggCTCAAGTTGTCCCCTCTCCTTTTGTAGTGTTGCACATTTGTGACGTCTTAATgatcactcagacgttttattctgtagatcacactcagataaaaagcatgaaacagtcgtaaggtcattgaaaaagtgcaacatcttggctttcagaaacactgaaagaaatgaagaaaaaacattgtgctggtcagtaaatgttacttttatagagcaagtgcagggaaataaatatggaatcactccattctgaggaaaaaaatatggaatcacgaaaaatagacaaagaaaaaacatgattgcagttacatttgattgcagttgccagatcatctttgcaggtcaGAGCCTTGCCGTgggccatttttgtcaatttccaccacacgttttcaattgggttgagatctgggctatttgcaggccatgacattgactggatgcgtctttatccaaggaatgctttcacagtttttgctctgtggcatgatgCATTGCCATCTTGGAAAATGGTTTCatcattagggctgggtatcgattcagatttccagaatcgattctattctattcacaagggcccgattcgattcgattcagaacaattttcgattcagttgaggaataaaaaaatatataatatttacattaggaattgaatccattgcagttgcATTAATCTGTTTGATTTAatatggccttataaaaacaataaataataatttaaatcaattacaaccacagtacaggctgtgtaaataaattgacaaaaatggggggggggggatatatcgatacatgtttttatgtatcgatattgggatatgaaatgGTGTATCGATACGATAGatgtattgatattttaaacccagccctattcatcatccccaaacattttttcaattgaagggataagaaagctgtgcaaaatgtcaatgtaaacttgtgcatttattgaagatttaaccacagccatctccccAGTAACTTTGtctgacatgcagccccatatcattaaggactgtgggaatttggaagttttctttaggcagtcctcTTTGCAAATCTCACTGGAaaggcaccaaacaaaagttccagtgtcatcaccttgtccaatgcagatttgtgactcatcactgaagataatcttcatccagtcatccacagtccatgattgcctctccttagcccattgcagtcttgttcttttttgtttatgcgtcaatgatggtttccttttagctttccaGTATGTAAATTCCATTTCCTTGAAGCGATTTTGCagagttctgtcacatacattgactccagcttcctcccatttcttcttcatttgtcttgttgtgaattttttgttttcaagacATGTGGcatttagttgtttgtcttgacgcttagatgtcttccttggtctaccagtacgcttgactttaacaaccttcccatgctatttgtacttggtccagatcttcaaTACAGCTGACTGTGGACATACCACAGCTTTGGCAACCATTCATGTAGAGTTACCTccttcaagaagtttgataatcctgtctttggtctcaagagacatctcccttgttggagccatgattcttgccaatccacttggtccagcagccctccaaggtgtgataacggcactgtttttaactgctgactaacgagcagatgtaaTTCGGGGCAGTTGCCCAATTAAGGACAGGAAATTGACTGgatgtgtccttattttctgctcaaaatggagtgattccatatttttttccctcagaatggagtgattctatatttatttccctgcacttgctataaaagtaacatttactgaccagcacaatgtttttttcttaatttcttttagtgttactgaaagccaagatgttgcactttttcAATGACCTtatgactgtttcatgctttttatctgaggttgatctacaaaataaaacgtctgaccccgggtttacaccggatgcggttgctgtgcggttgcggtgcggtccggcgacgcaagcaattagattccattcattcgaatggtgcagtttacaccgcttgcgggtgcgttgcgtgtcgactgcggaaggcctgagGCGTgccggatagacctattttctatttttgccggacgccgcagcggtaggcctccggcaaatggcaagctagcacaaaacacatcgagcgggacaggaagaccgaggcagtttcaaaataaatttccggttacctttcagaataaaacactcgccagcaactatttcgcaagtttttcagcaaaacgtgacgtgggcgtcgccgggccatgtgctcattcacggtttagacaccagcgaacatggacgaggagaggtttatattggaggtggaaaaccacaaaataatatatgacacggcacatcctttttataaggactgtaatgtattgtgagtttgatgttcgcgattgcttgttgtgcccgtctcgcttgccgtactgagcggcagccggacgcggaagacagaaataaagagtggacccgcactgacccgactctcgttattaatatactttacaaggacaaccaaaaaaaggatgctgcatggaatctcatagcagaagaagaagaaaaggttaaatcaaaagaagtccacctctctttctgcttctctgttgagcacagacattctgtatgtttgtcgttgtgaaatgccacatgatcgcgcgtcgtcacgcgagacacgttgggaagtgggcggcgacggagctgccggaccgcagctgtgcggagccggtgtggattgacaaaaaaatttacccgtccggagcacgcagtcaagacgcaccgcaccgcaaccgcaccgcaaccgcatccggtgaaaacccggggtgagtgCTCGTCCttagactggtgattccatactttttgccaggggttgtatgtttgtttgggttgttataaataaatagtgaattGTATAAAAAGACACCTAACATTATACAACATAAAGATGATCAATTATCAACTTACCAAAACTGTTTAACAGgtcatttaacaaaacaaagtgCAGTAATACCACTTTGTTAGTGGTTAATAATGAGTTAAGGTGCATAATGTGAAGTGTGACAACAATATTAGTTAATCACATGATAAAAGAAAACATACTTGCAGAGTGCGAACAGTTGTTCCTTGTCTGAAGCATCAAGTcattaaattattttcatataatgCCCCGCACACcaaatacagtatttgcacCACTTCACAGATGGAAAGAAAAACTTTCAGGACCCATAATTTCAACATAGACTATACTGCCAAAGACGCTGCATTAAAAGTGAAAACGTTTCCTTGCTTACATTCCCCCACCCCGCTTAACTTGAGCAATGGTGTATCTGATCAAGCAACTGGAAAAGCTTGTAAGATGGGGCTCTCGTAAATTAAGATCTGACTGTCAGGCGTCAAGTAGAGCTCACCTGTCTGTCGCAGTAGGCCTTCATGAGTTTACTGAGCGCCGTGTGTCTTTTGATCTTGAACTGCACGACGGAGCCGTCCTGGCCTGCCACCTTTAGGTTGATGTGTTCATTACCTTCAGTCTTCACACCTTCCTATGGGACATGAGCAGGAAAAAACACAAACCAGAAATTATACCGTTGCAATTGGGGGAGGTCAGAGCATATTACTGGCGTCGGGCCCGTCCCAATTTAATtgcaatttaatgtttgtggagtacTGCgatcggctggcaaccagtccagggtgtcccccgcctactgcccagagccagctgagataggcgccagctccccccgcgacccttgtgaggaataagcggtcaagaaaatggatggatggatgtttgtggagttttcctCTTGTCCTTGatattaagaagaattgatgttccggagttaatcaatatcgaattgaatcaaaaataaataaataaataaataaataaataatcaaaatgtgaatcaaaatcaaatcaactgaggaaattagaatcaatatCCGGCCCTAGAGTCTATGCTAGTCACAGGAAAAAGCAATTTAATATGCCAGTTGTTTTCACCGTTTAAAGGAAGCATTTACAATGCGTTGCATTGCAGAAATATCAGACACTCCTGAATGTTCTGAATGAATTATATTAACAATGGGACTGTTTCTTGAACTAATCAGATTTAAAATTTGTACTCTCAAAAGGGCCAACACGCTACGATGTATTTTATATATGGTAGGATTTTCACATGGCTGGTTGTGTTAACGTTATGGACTGATTACaacagaaaatactaatcagggaTGGAAAAGCGGCAGCCCCGCACTCTGTGGGGCCCCCGATGACAcccacccctaaaaaaaaagaagggaacTTAAACATGTTTCCTCTACTACAGTGGACCCCTGCTTACTTGCAGATTCTCCTGTTCACCGATGCGATTTAATCAAAAATAATCctcaaaaatcaaattaaaaggaaTCAAAGTTCAATGCTTTTCAATTGAAGATGAGTATAATTtcaccattttgacttgtgacgttaACTCGGAATTGACAATAGTTtatcaatatatatgtattttggaGAACACACCCTCTATTTAACGGAAAAcgcaatagacccttccagtgtgacgtcacgtttaagtgaGCCACTTGAAGTGGAGGGCAGGGCgacgtcaatgcgagtgaattaaaaaacagtgtgatctagaaaataggtcaaacagtttgaAAAATCAGTgagcaatgctatggtgaacttgtgcgcggcctacgatgctctaatggctcaaataCAGATGAGATctttctttcggctgccggctgCGATTCTAGACCAGGCGGAAGACAGTCAGGAGTGAAAGACGAGTACGGTGGCTAGCatgaaactacgacgcaactgctttgcacccataAAAactacgaggatatgctcagttcagtttatatcaggtagttttttgttttcatatacagtgggtcataacattaaactgattgtaaattcgaggcagacgtgatgatgaatgtgccatattatctttaaTGAAACCAtcattcaaactttttttgcacaagtatttaagtattttttaagaaaaagttaacgatttaataCAATTTTCACAACAATAACTCaggcttgatctctgctgaggaatgtgttgtaaacgtgcggtctgtttgttagcacctACAGCAAGGTAATATAGCTTGAAGACTTAGAGATACAGAAAGACGaatatatccggacacaaataatttaatgaatgacaatttacaccatgagaGTAGTGATTGACATACTgtttcaacaaaaaacaacataccttgcttccacttccactttgccctccaaccaagtcaatttttttggagctagcggctccaaacggcttgtttcaatgattcgcagtaatgtagtgtcctacttgggatgttttttgtgacacttgacatatttcccatcttttaacgaaaacgctcggcaaaaatcaagctctctacattcatttgctaTGGGGGGCTTGTCCTCCGTGAGGTGGAGAGGGAGCTAAGTTGTGACGTCAGCTAGAAGGGTCTATTGGcgttttatcagcatttttcttttaaatatgaatttctatggtttacaataaaatgtatttgtcaaGTGTATGCTTAATCGGAGTACAGATGCCTAAAAAAATACAGCAACACAGCATTTGTACTCTGTTACTTTCCATCACTGGACAACATGGGAGTATTTCTCCCCATTACAAGCAATTCGACAAGTGAAAGGATGGAAATGTTGAATGGAGCCATGAACTGAGGGTGACACCAGCTGGTTGGCTGCGCCGTGTGCTCCTACACAAAATGCCGGCCGCGCGCCGCTCAATGCGCGTGCACAAGCCTTCCGGTCTATCCAAGTCGGTTCAACGACTTCAGTTGTAGCTTGCAAACTTAGACAAGATTAAACAAAGCACATGGAAATTCACGTTTCATTCGAACCCCTGCGCCTCCCACGTTGTGGATTAAAATCGGATTTAAAGCCGGCGTGCTGTAGTGGCACTCACCTTAGGTTTCTCATCAGCCATGGTAACTCTTTTGGCGGTTTCTCTTTGCTGCCACACAAAGAACACGggcgcgcgcacgcgcgcgtTCCCGCTAAAAGTTTCCAAACACGACGTGCGCGCTCCCGAGCCGGGGCGCGCACGAAATAGTGGGCTCCGATTGGCCGCCGGCGGTCACGCGGGTGGACGCCAGCCTGGGCGTGGGCGGGAGAGAAAAGATGCGCGTTACAGAGACTCTCAGCCCTACGTGAGCGCGCATGTCGTCGTTTTTCCTTTGTTGGCTTTTTGACTGCGGTAAATACACCGAATCAAAGcacaaataaaagcaaaaacgaCTATCTTCTAACGAGTGTCACCTGCAATGCTCTCTTTGTCAACCGCCTTCGTAAATGGTCATGGCTATGGTCGTCATTTTAGTGTTACAAAATCTTTTATTTTCGTACAAAAGTGAATGCCACACGATTCTCGATGTGTTCATTGTCAAACAGTATAATTTTGTAGTGTAATTTCGGTCCTTGTCGGTAAAGCAATGCAGATTAGCTACGAAGCGAGGACAGATGGAAAATCAGGCATGAAAACGGGCAGTCGTGTCATGACGTCATCGCTCAGGCGGCACTACGGGGGCCTTTCACTGTATGGCTGGTGCGCGCTAAAACATCACTTTTGTAGTTCATCTACATGCAGTACTATTTATCTCTCTATATTTGCTTCCCCCCCACTCATTTTGTTGTATTGGTGATATTATTCCCTGATGGAGGAGGTCGACGTTGACCCGACAACTACAGTAAGAGACTTATGTCGCTAAGTTTTTCTCGCTATTTTcttctcatctttttttattttttttttatttttttaaaaccactcattcacacactcacacacaagcttacttcatgtaagccacatggggtctcccaggcggaggagcgaacccgGGCCAAcctgcaccgaaggcaagtgacggttccactcctccacctggagccaaTTTTCTACTCATCTTCTCGCCAAACATTTTAAACTATATATGTcacaaaatgtagtttcttGAGTACAGGTTCATGTTAAGAGATGACAAGTGTCGCTTGCTGTTGTGTTcatgtctctctctctttctgttttttttttcttgcagaatATTCCAGCATCCAGTCATGGGAAACATTTGGGTTTTACTTGGGGTCCAGGAGATATCCTCGTGTATGAGACGCTTTACAAACAAACTGGTGTGTACTATTCAGTTGATATTGAAAGTCTACACACCGCAATcatattcaaactcatgtttaatagGATGTAGTAAAAACGGGTAAATCAGTTCAACAAATATTGTGGGACTCTTGATTAGGGCTGattaattttggaaaataatgtagttgagatttattttattttttttacagaaacgtattgcattcacttgaagaaaaaaaacgtttttctgaccaattttttggggctttgttttttgttttttttttagtttttttttctctttttttctgaatattttgttctgtgttcctgaatattttttctgccataaaaaaaaataattcagaaaaactgaaaaaaaaaaaaaaaaaacctcagaaaAAAACGGGTGTAGGGGGGATATTATTCAggaaaacaggattttttttttttcaaaaaaacagaaaggaaaaaaaaattccataaaacagagcaccaacttctgtttttcagagtattttgTTATGggcctctgaactccaagtaacTTGTTTtcgaccactgacctgtatttatgactggatagcccatacacgctagtgtaagctgttgaagtcacagggcggccatcttgttactcccacctcccaagcagactactgtataaactatatagtatacatacagatga encodes:
- the LOC144025877 gene encoding small ubiquitin-related modifier 2-like, with translation MADEKPKEGVKTEGNEHINLKVAGQDGSVVQFKIKRHTALSKLMKAYCDRQGLSLSQIRFRFDGQPINEKDTPSNLEMEDEDTIDVFQQQTGGVI